From Vitis vinifera cultivar Pinot Noir 40024 chromosome 14, ASM3070453v1, a single genomic window includes:
- the LOC100250274 gene encoding DNA damage-repair/toleration protein DRT102 isoform X2 translates to MAEDGEPHRFKIVTGADSFGCSLKEALVSHLKSLNIEVEDVGTDSYYSVAAEIGRRVSSSPEDTRGLLACGTGVGVAMFANKFPGVFAATCLSAADALNARSINNSNVLAVSGMSTAPESAVEILDTWLKTPFKSPCPASEFKPWPKEIESFLDNSVSEMSKIGSEKTKTSDSCSICCLVKNRELNPIDIIPGGSMKILRESPTSAVVRFEAGSVEPAHHHTFGHDLVVMKGKKSVWNLTKKERFDLIVGDYLYTPAGDVHRVKYYEDTEFFIKWDGHWDMFFDEDLATAKEAAEKESKESELRYSIFSTRK, encoded by the exons ATGGCAGAAGACGGCGAACCTCACCGCTTCAAAATCGTCACCGGGGCAGACTCCTTCGGCTGCTCTCTCAAAGAAGCCCTAGTCTCCCACCTCAAGTCCCTCAACATCGAAGTCGAAGACGTCGGCACCGACTCCTACTACTCCGTCGCCGCCGAAATCGGCCGCCGCGTCAGCTCCTCCCCCGAAGACACCCGTGGCCTCCTCGCCTGTGGCACAGGCGTTGGCGTCGCCATGTTCGCCAACAAATTCCCAGGCGTCTTCGCCGCTACCTGCCTCTCTGCCGCCGACGCCCTCAATGCCCGTTCCATCAACAACTCCAACGTCCTGGCCGTCTCTGGCATGTCCACCGCACCTGAATCCGCTGTCGAAATCCTCGACACTTGGCTCAAAACTCCCTTCAAATCCCCCTGCCCCGCCTCCGAGTTCAAACCCTGGCCCAAAGAAATCGAATCCTTCCTCGATAACTCAGTCTCCGAAATGTCCAAAATCGGATCCGAAAAGACTAAAACCTCGGATTCGTGTTCGATTTGTTGTCTGGTGAAGAACCGAGAACTGAATCCGATTGATATAATTCCGGGAGGGTCGATGAAGATACTGAGGGAGAGCCCCACGTCGGCGGTGGTGAGATTTGAGGCCGGGAGTGTGGAGCCGGCGCACCACCACACGTTTGGGCACGATTTGGTGGTGATGAAAGGGAAGAAGAGTGTATGGAATTTGACCAAGAAAGAGAGGTTTGACCTGATTGTTGGGGACTACTTGTATACGCCTGCAGGGGATGTTCATAGAGTGAAGTACTATGAAGATACAGAGTTCTTCATCAAATGGGATGGGCATTGGGATATGTTCTTTGATGAAGATCTTGCAACTGCAAAAGAAGCTGCTGAGAAGGAATCAAAGG AAAGTGAATTGCGCTACAGCATTTTCTCAACAAGGAAATGA
- the LOC100250274 gene encoding DNA damage-repair/toleration protein DRT102 isoform X1: MAEDGEPHRFKIVTGADSFGCSLKEALVSHLKSLNIEVEDVGTDSYYSVAAEIGRRVSSSPEDTRGLLACGTGVGVAMFANKFPGVFAATCLSAADALNARSINNSNVLAVSGMSTAPESAVEILDTWLKTPFKSPCPASEFKPWPKEIESFLDNSVSEMSKIGSEKTKTSDSCSICCLVKNRELNPIDIIPGGSMKILRESPTSAVVRFEAGSVEPAHHHTFGHDLVVMKGKKSVWNLTKKERFDLIVGDYLYTPAGDVHRVKYYEDTEFFIKWDGHWDMFFDEDLATAKEAAEKESKVNCATAFSQQGNEAWRGCICHASPVKSIQYMLETIHQSG; this comes from the exons ATGGCAGAAGACGGCGAACCTCACCGCTTCAAAATCGTCACCGGGGCAGACTCCTTCGGCTGCTCTCTCAAAGAAGCCCTAGTCTCCCACCTCAAGTCCCTCAACATCGAAGTCGAAGACGTCGGCACCGACTCCTACTACTCCGTCGCCGCCGAAATCGGCCGCCGCGTCAGCTCCTCCCCCGAAGACACCCGTGGCCTCCTCGCCTGTGGCACAGGCGTTGGCGTCGCCATGTTCGCCAACAAATTCCCAGGCGTCTTCGCCGCTACCTGCCTCTCTGCCGCCGACGCCCTCAATGCCCGTTCCATCAACAACTCCAACGTCCTGGCCGTCTCTGGCATGTCCACCGCACCTGAATCCGCTGTCGAAATCCTCGACACTTGGCTCAAAACTCCCTTCAAATCCCCCTGCCCCGCCTCCGAGTTCAAACCCTGGCCCAAAGAAATCGAATCCTTCCTCGATAACTCAGTCTCCGAAATGTCCAAAATCGGATCCGAAAAGACTAAAACCTCGGATTCGTGTTCGATTTGTTGTCTGGTGAAGAACCGAGAACTGAATCCGATTGATATAATTCCGGGAGGGTCGATGAAGATACTGAGGGAGAGCCCCACGTCGGCGGTGGTGAGATTTGAGGCCGGGAGTGTGGAGCCGGCGCACCACCACACGTTTGGGCACGATTTGGTGGTGATGAAAGGGAAGAAGAGTGTATGGAATTTGACCAAGAAAGAGAGGTTTGACCTGATTGTTGGGGACTACTTGTATACGCCTGCAGGGGATGTTCATAGAGTGAAGTACTATGAAGATACAGAGTTCTTCATCAAATGGGATGGGCATTGGGATATGTTCTTTGATGAAGATCTTGCAACTGCAAAAGAAGCTGCTGAGAAGGAATCAAAGG TGAATTGCGCTACAGCATTTTCTCAACAAGGAAATGAAGCTTGGAGGGGCTGCATATGTCATGCAAGCCCGGTTAAGAGTATCCAATACATGTTAGAAACAATTCATCAATCTGGTTGA
- the LOC100250274 gene encoding DNA damage-repair/toleration protein DRT102 isoform X4: MAEDGEPHRFKIVTGADSFGCSLKEALVSHLKSLNIEVEDVGTDSYYSVAAEIGRRVSSSPEDTRGLLACGTGVGVAMFANKFPGVFAATCLSAADALNARSINNSNVLAVSGMSTAPESAVEILDTWLKTPFKSPCPASEFKPWPKEIESFLDNSVSEMSKIGSEKTKTSDSCSICCLVKNRELNPIDIIPGGSMKILRESPTSAVVRFEAGSVEPAHHHTFGHDLVVMKGKKSVWNLTKKERFDLIVGDYLYTPAGDVHRVKYYEDTEFFIKWDGHWDMFFDEDLATAKEAAEKESKE; encoded by the exons ATGGCAGAAGACGGCGAACCTCACCGCTTCAAAATCGTCACCGGGGCAGACTCCTTCGGCTGCTCTCTCAAAGAAGCCCTAGTCTCCCACCTCAAGTCCCTCAACATCGAAGTCGAAGACGTCGGCACCGACTCCTACTACTCCGTCGCCGCCGAAATCGGCCGCCGCGTCAGCTCCTCCCCCGAAGACACCCGTGGCCTCCTCGCCTGTGGCACAGGCGTTGGCGTCGCCATGTTCGCCAACAAATTCCCAGGCGTCTTCGCCGCTACCTGCCTCTCTGCCGCCGACGCCCTCAATGCCCGTTCCATCAACAACTCCAACGTCCTGGCCGTCTCTGGCATGTCCACCGCACCTGAATCCGCTGTCGAAATCCTCGACACTTGGCTCAAAACTCCCTTCAAATCCCCCTGCCCCGCCTCCGAGTTCAAACCCTGGCCCAAAGAAATCGAATCCTTCCTCGATAACTCAGTCTCCGAAATGTCCAAAATCGGATCCGAAAAGACTAAAACCTCGGATTCGTGTTCGATTTGTTGTCTGGTGAAGAACCGAGAACTGAATCCGATTGATATAATTCCGGGAGGGTCGATGAAGATACTGAGGGAGAGCCCCACGTCGGCGGTGGTGAGATTTGAGGCCGGGAGTGTGGAGCCGGCGCACCACCACACGTTTGGGCACGATTTGGTGGTGATGAAAGGGAAGAAGAGTGTATGGAATTTGACCAAGAAAGAGAGGTTTGACCTGATTGTTGGGGACTACTTGTATACGCCTGCAGGGGATGTTCATAGAGTGAAGTACTATGAAGATACAGAGTTCTTCATCAAATGGGATGGGCATTGGGATATGTTCTTTGATGAAGATCTTGCAACTGCAAAAGAAGCTGCTGAGAAGGAATCAAAGG AGTGA
- the LOC100250274 gene encoding DNA damage-repair/toleration protein DRT102 isoform X3: MAEDGEPHRFKIVTGADSFGCSLKEALVSHLKSLNIEVEDVGTDSYYSVAAEIGRRVSSSPEDTRGLLACGTGVGVAMFANKFPGVFAATCLSAADALNARSINNSNVLAVSGMSTAPESAVEILDTWLKTPFKSPCPASEFKPWPKEIESFLDNSVSEMSKIGSEKTKTSDSCSICCLVKNRELNPIDIIPGGSMKILRESPTSAVVRFEAGSVEPAHHHTFGHDLVVMKGKKSVWNLTKKERFDLIVGDYLYTPAGDVHRVKYYEDTEFFIKWDGHWDMFFDEDLATAKEAAEKESKGVHISSHS, translated from the coding sequence ATGGCAGAAGACGGCGAACCTCACCGCTTCAAAATCGTCACCGGGGCAGACTCCTTCGGCTGCTCTCTCAAAGAAGCCCTAGTCTCCCACCTCAAGTCCCTCAACATCGAAGTCGAAGACGTCGGCACCGACTCCTACTACTCCGTCGCCGCCGAAATCGGCCGCCGCGTCAGCTCCTCCCCCGAAGACACCCGTGGCCTCCTCGCCTGTGGCACAGGCGTTGGCGTCGCCATGTTCGCCAACAAATTCCCAGGCGTCTTCGCCGCTACCTGCCTCTCTGCCGCCGACGCCCTCAATGCCCGTTCCATCAACAACTCCAACGTCCTGGCCGTCTCTGGCATGTCCACCGCACCTGAATCCGCTGTCGAAATCCTCGACACTTGGCTCAAAACTCCCTTCAAATCCCCCTGCCCCGCCTCCGAGTTCAAACCCTGGCCCAAAGAAATCGAATCCTTCCTCGATAACTCAGTCTCCGAAATGTCCAAAATCGGATCCGAAAAGACTAAAACCTCGGATTCGTGTTCGATTTGTTGTCTGGTGAAGAACCGAGAACTGAATCCGATTGATATAATTCCGGGAGGGTCGATGAAGATACTGAGGGAGAGCCCCACGTCGGCGGTGGTGAGATTTGAGGCCGGGAGTGTGGAGCCGGCGCACCACCACACGTTTGGGCACGATTTGGTGGTGATGAAAGGGAAGAAGAGTGTATGGAATTTGACCAAGAAAGAGAGGTTTGACCTGATTGTTGGGGACTACTTGTATACGCCTGCAGGGGATGTTCATAGAGTGAAGTACTATGAAGATACAGAGTTCTTCATCAAATGGGATGGGCATTGGGATATGTTCTTTGATGAAGATCTTGCAACTGCAAAAGAAGCTGCTGAGAAGGAATCAAAGG